The Triticum aestivum cultivar Chinese Spring chromosome 5A, IWGSC CS RefSeq v2.1, whole genome shotgun sequence genomic sequence gagcacactgtttggaaaccccgagccggctaCTTATGAGaggccgctcccgagtggctgactggtaggcccaggcaatccagTCAAATCCCACAGCAGACGCGCGCgcagtacatggcgaaaaaggtggcatggaaatcgaggagcttccgctttatcgcttTCGATTACTGCGaccgctcccgtcccgcgcgcttcccgaaattcgaatcccgcaaCATCCGCGGGCCGCAAAACAACTTGTCAAAACAGAAGACCCCGCTCGCGCCGACACTCGGTatgtcacaagtaaagaaattcactcgacgaaaggcctggaatggatcaaggcgactggaagAGGTTGATGACGTCATCCGCGACGATTGACCCAAAATGAGGCACTCATgtagcccaaagaaccagtcggaaggatctccaactctttccccactcaaacctcgatccattcgggggctaatgatgaagctatgtacctagggtaggggcacggacctgtccaaagagccctacccaaggacatccctagaagaagtcacctttcaatcgacttgaaggtatcccactcgacgggttcaagacactcgaccaagaagctatcactcaaccatgaagccaaccactcgactgccaggagacctaaagtcactccgcaggcaaacggtcggctattaagtagtctttatggtcattatagcactttattaggggcgttaccagcaacgcccaaccttaaatgtaccttaaaccctgcatcactgagggcaggagagggccggcgaactctatataagccacccccatcctcagtatgaagggttcgcgcCCCTGTTATTCACatacgcataatccaatcgaccgcctccgggcaccgaaacgtagggctgttacttcctccgagaagggcctgaactcgtaatactcgtgtgcttacaactcctccatagctaagatctagcctctccatacacacccccctacatcactgtcagagttagaaccacgacacatatcaaattatcaaagtagcgaacgcgaatcgaacgaacatgatgaaagtgactagatgaaattctcgcgtgtcctcaagaacgcttagCCTATTAACAGATCGTTCTGGcctgtcctttgcaacaaaaaggattgggctaccttgctacaccttagttactattgctacttgtcacttgttacaaattatcttgctatcaaattactcaatactgataatttcagtgcttgcagaaaatatcttgctaaaaaccgcttgtcatttccttctgctacttgttgggttcgacactcttacttatcgaaaggactacgattgatcccctatacttatgggtcatcaacgACGAGGGAGGTGAGAGGCGCAAAGGAAACCAAATGCGGCAAACACCCATAAAGATAGAGAAAACAACATGAGCATAGCAGCAAAGAAACAACCCCACCTTGAACATCACCGACGTCAATACAAGGCACGAAAATCTAATGGGTCGTTGATCGCCACCGACGACAAAAAAAGCACGAATGACGAGAAAAACCCAAAAAATCCCTCTCATTAACAAAAAGAGAATTGTGTGAGGGGCAAGCAAGGGAGAATAAGaagagcacccccccccccacgcaccgCAACCAACCGACATACCACACCCCAAGCACCCACCCGCCAGTGCCTACCAACCCTAGACACACAGGGACTAAGCCACTCGTCTACAAGGAGAGCCCGGAGAATCCGGCTCCCAACAGTCCGCCCACACACATCAACAGTTGTCCACTCGAACACCCGGGCACACCTTGGCGAGAACAGGTCTCAGGCACGGTGGGAGAGGTCGACCAAACACACCTGGGCAGATTGTTGGGAGCATCCGAATTACTCAGAAGCGTCCGCACCCATTGAATGTGGGGCAAACAACCCGCACTCAGGGCCCGGCGAGAAAGGCCGACCAAACACATGAAGAGTGCCCGGCCGCACGCCCTTCCAGCATACGAGGCGGCACATGCGGGGCGAGAGCAACAAGGCATCCCGCCAGCCTATCGTAGCTAGAAATAAGCCCAGGCATGGGAAACCTAATAGCCAGGTAGGCAGAGAGCCCGGACATGTGTCTCTCGAACGCGCGAGGCAGCACGCACGGTGCGAGACCAATGCCCCGAGCCGTCCGGCACACGCACGCAACCGGGCAGGCTCCACGCATGAGGCTTGCTCTAACGAAGCGGCCCGGCAGGACTCGGACGACGCTGACAGGTTGATCCGGGCTTACCCGGCAAGCGGGCATGACGTAAAGCCATGCGGAGAGGTGGCCTCGGTCGCACCTGCAGCCCACACGTCATGGACCCTCGAGGAAAACCGACCGGGTGTGAAGCGGCCGTGAAGATTGGACGGCGAGGAGCGCGCTCGGGTGGGGGGCGCACAATGGAAGGAACAGAGGACACTCTCGTGCGCGGATGCCCTTTTTCAAGAAAATGGGTGGCTGGAGCATTTTTAAGGGACGTGCTACGTGTTGACCGACTGATATTTTTAAAAGATCAGTCGGCTCGCGAGCCGTCGGATTGCGGCATCAAGCGAGCCGAGCGTGTCTCCAGAACTGCAACACATGTCTTGTTGCAGAATTATTTCTGCAACATAGGTCTTGTTGCAGAATTTTGTTGCAACGGTTGTTTtatcgcgaaaaaaacattacaaCTAGGTTTTGTTGCAATTTTTTGTGCAActgaggtcttgttgcagaaaattttCGCAACAGAGGTTTTGTTGCAAAACTAGACCCGTCATAGACCATTGCAACACCACATATGTTTCTGAAATATAGCCTCTGTTTCGGAAGCGCGTTCGACAAAAAATGGCATGCAAGCCATCAATTGGACGAGTGTCATGCAGCGGAGGTGGCGGACGCGGCCACTACGATTCGCCGGATGACGGTatgcttttccttttttttattaacACGCCCTATACCAGTAAAAATTTACGAAAAAGGAATTGCTTGGGGTTGCTCTTTATTCACACCCGAGAATCAAAGAAAAGAAGAGAATATTTCAAAGGATGTGTTTAGGGCATATCTAGATGTGctatagttattgcacatctaagtgagtgaattaAGTATATTGAGGAAAAGAAAAAAATCACATGAATCTCAACTTAAGATCAATGATATAGAACTTAGATGTACAATACttatgacacatctagatgtgctttagcaaaactgtatttcaaagagagagaaaaaagagaaaaggaaaatctACATGGGTCACCCAAATCAGGGGTCGGTGCCACGCCCTTCGCACGCCCCCCCATAATTTAGCTCGGGGTCTTGCTGGCTTGCTTGCTTGTGCGGCATGGGTTACCCAAAGTAGCGGCTGCCGGGTCCCGCAGGTGCAGAGATATGTTTGAAAATCTAATCTGACCCCACAGATACGCCGTTGTCAATAATTCATCCAACTTGATCCGAAAAATCACGCATCTCTCGAACGCGGAGAACGGCAGGCGACGCACAACGGCCATGGCTCCTCTCGCCGTCACCCGCCCCGCCCTTCTCTATAAATTGTTGCACCGCCCTCGGCTCCTCTCGCCGTCGAACGCGTCCTGCCTCCATCACACGCCATGGCAGACGGCGGCCACCCCGGCGCTGTGCTCGCCGCGCTCCTGCTCGTCTGGGCCGTGCTCGGCGCCGAGGCCGACCACGCGCTGTACAAGGACGCTGCGCAGCCCGTGGAGGCGCGCGTCGCCGACCTCCTGGGGCGGCTGACGCTCGCGGAGAAGGTCGGGCAGATGACGCAGATCGAGCGGCTGGTCGCGACGCCGGAGGTGCTCAGGGACAACTTCATCGGCAGCCTGCtgagcggcggcggcagcgtgcCGCGGAAGGGCGCGACGGCCAAGGAGTGGGCGGACATGGTGGACGGCTTCCAGAGGGCCTGCATGTCGACGCGGCTCGGCATCCCGATGATCTACGGCATCGACGCAGTGCACGGCAACAACAACGTCTACGGCGCCACCATCTTCCCCCACAACGTCGGCCTCGGCGCCACCCGGGACCCCGACCTGGTGAAGAGGATCGGCGAGGCCACCGCGCTCGAAGTCAGAGCCACCGGCATCCAGTACGCCTTCGCGCCGTGCATCGCGGTAAACTAAAATCTCCGAGCAACACTTCCTGAATTTCGGATCGCGTTTGCCGACACCATCACTCACTCTGTCACTCACCTGCTGGCTGCTGCTTCCCTTATGGTGAACAGGTGTGCAGAGATCCGAGGTGGGGGCGGTGCTACGAGAGCTACAGCGAGGACCGCCGGATCGTGCAGTCCATGACGGAGCTCATCCCGGGCCTGCAGGGCGACGTCCCCAAGAACTTCACCAGCGGCATGCCTTTCGTCGCCGGGAAGTAAGATCCAGTCCATCAACGCTTTGGAACTGCCACCATCACACTATGTAGAAAGAATTCAGTACAGATACTTCTGGGAACTGCAGGAACAAGGTGGTGGCCTGCGCAAAGCACTTCGTCGGCGACGGAGGCACGGTGAACGGCATCAACGAGGACAACACCGTCATCAACCGCGAGGGCCTCATGAACATCCACATGCCGGCCTACTTCGACGCTCTCGCCAAGGGCGTCTCCACCGTCATGATCTCCTACTCCAGCTGGAACGGGGTCAAGATGCACGCCAACCAAGATCTAGTCACCGGATACCTCAAAGACACGCTCAAATTCCAGGTAAAAAAGAGTGGAAAACAATTGCACTCGTGGTGTTCTTGTACGCTCAAATTCAGGTGTTCTTCATCAGTTGGACTCTTGTTTTTAGTCTTCAGATGTTCATTGCCTTTGTTGCATCTTGACTGCAGGGCTTCGTGATCTCAGATTGGATGGGCATTGACAAGCTCACCACCCCTTATGGGGCGGACTACCCCTACTCGGTCAAGGCTTCCATTCTTGCTGGCCTTGACATGGTGAGCAAAACTTTCTTCTCTGTGGAAAAAGATTGTGTCTCTCTGTGAATACAgtgctgcttgctgagatcgaTGTTTTCCGTGATGTTGCAGATCATGGTGCCTAAGAACTACACGCAGTTCATCAGCATCCTGACTGGCTACGTCAACAGCGGAGTAGTCCCGATGAGCAGGATCGACgacgccgtcacccggatcctgcgCGTCAAGTTCGCCATGGGCCTGTTCGAGAACCCCTACGCCGATCCCGCCATGGCTGAGCAGCTAGGCAAGCAGGTGCTCTACTGACCGATGAAACTCTGATGCCGTATTCTGAAATTTGAGTTCAGTTATGATTTGCTACCGAATTCAAAAATGTTGCTTCACCTCCTGAATTCTGAATTTATGGTGTGCTGCTACTTGGTATATGCAGGAGCACAGAGATTTGGCGAGGGAGGCCGTGAGGAAGTCGCTGGTGCTCCTGAAGAATGGCAAGACGAGCGACGGGCCAATGCTGCCGTTGTCCAAGAAGGCGCCCAAGATCCTCGTCGCCGGCAGCCACGCCGACAACCTGGGCTACCAGTGCGGCGGCTGGACGATCGAGTGGCAGGGCGACTCCGGGCGCATCACCGTGGGCACCACCATCCTCGACGCCGTGAGGGCGACCGTGGACCCGTCGACCACCGTGGTGTTCGCGGAGAACCCGGACGCGGAGTTCGTCAAGAAGGGCGGCTTCTCCTACGCCATCGTGGCGGTGGGCGAGCACCCGTACACGGAGACAGCGGGCGACAACCTGAACCTGACCATCCCGGAGCCCGGGCTGAGCACCGTGGAGGCGGTGTGCGGCGCGGTCCAGTGCGCGACGGTGCTCATCAGCGGGCGGCCCGTGGTGGCCCAGCCGCTGCTAGCCGCCTCGGACGCGCTGGTGGCGGCGTGGCTGCCCGGCTCGGAGGGGCAGGGCGTGACCGACGCGCTGTTCGGCGACTACGGGTTCACCGGGAGGCTGGCGCGGACGTGGTTCAAGTCGGTGGAGCAGCTGCCGATGAACGTCGGCGACGCGCACTACGACCCGCTCTTCCCGCTCGGCTTCGGCCTCACCACCGAGGGGGCCTCGCAAGGGGACGGGGTGGCGATACACAGCAGCATGTGATGGCGGTCAAGAAGCGCGCAGAGCGCACATGAACCGTGGACCTTGCTTCCTGCGCGCCATGGCTCTACCGTGGCACCGCGCGAGTTGCCATTCTTTATAGAACAAGTTACCGTGGTGGTAATATTCATCAGCACACCATGGTGGTACTTTTCACCAGACGGAGCGGTGTGGTAAATGTATCCTCACTATTATATGATGGTACTATAATATACACTGCTTGTGGCAAATGTATCCTCACTATTATGATGATACTACAATATACAGAAGCTATGGTAAATGTATCCTCATTGCTAGTAGTAAGATGATACTAAAAATCATTGATAATTAGTTACTTAccatccccgcaaaaaaaaaatttgCCACCATGATAAAACTTAGGATCCTATATTGTTACAAGCGAAAATGCTAAATGGAggacgagctccatggagccctttattttgAAAATTGAAAAAATCTCATTCTCAAGTTCCATAAAACCCTAGAAAGATCACACACATTCATACAGATGTAAAGTACATGTGTGTAAACTGAGAAGATGATATACATTATGGTCAGAGCTACAAAAAAGGGGGAAATCATGATTTTCAAATGATGAACAGTACATGCACTGTTCTCTATGAAAatgcatgaatttgtcttttttgtgtagctctcaCCATAATGTATTCCATCATAAGACTTTACACACATGTAAAACACATCAATATGAACGTGTATGATTCAGAATTTCTTGACACTTAAAAAtgtgttttccaattttttttcaaaaaataagctccttctcctccctccctcccgacCCCCTTCCTTTCgatccaatctagggcttcggccgCCGCGGCCCCTCTCCTGGTCGCCGCCGGAGCGACGCGGGGCAAATCTAGGCAGCGGATGATGGCGGCCgggcggggggggagggggggcgggcttcctccgccatggctccgGGACACAGTCGCGGTGGAGATCCGCACAGGTGTCCTGGTTCGACGTGTGCATCGTCCGGCGTCCGTGGCGCGGCGATATGGATTTTTCCGCCGTCGATGGCTCACCCAGGAAGGGCGGCGGTTTCGGGTGGTGACATCGTTGCGGCTCCGGTTGTGGGCGGTTTTCGGCGGCAGGGACGTCCCATGGGGTGTACTGGATGATGGTGGAGGAGGATCTGGTGGACCAGCTAGTGATGGGCGTGAGGTTGCCAATGAAAACTTGCTTTCGCCTCAGCCGGAACTTCCGACAGCGGCGTCCGTGGGCGTCGTTATCTCGTTGGAGGCGTCGTTGGGTGATTTGCACTCTTGTGTGCCTTGGGGGAAACTCTAGATTCGGGTTCCGGATCGGATTAAGGTGAGGTTACTGCGTCCTCACCCCCATGAGGGCATCATCTTTGGGGTTGTACATCGCCTGGAGGAAAATTGTTTGGCTTCGATGGCTGGGCGCAGGTTTTCGCATGCTTCTCGTGCGGTGACCAAGGTGGAGTGGTATGCCATCTACAGTACCGACATCGGCGAGTCTTGGCGGCAAGGTGCAGCAGGGTATCGGTGTTGGATATCGTTTGATGGGCGTGCGCAGGAGGGTGACCAGTGATGTTGTCTGACGTTGTGGTGGCGTCGACAGTAGAAGGGTCTGGCAAGGTCAATGCATTGATTACTCCTGAATATGGGGTGGCGAAAGATGGCAACGACAGTTTCTATAACATGCGCATGTGGTGCACCCTGAGGGTCTGCTAGACCGGTTGGTGCTCCCTTCTAGCCGACCGACGGCTTGGTGAGGCCACCAGATTGCATGGTGTGCGTTGACGTGAGGTCAAGACACATCATCAACCTTGTAAGTAGGGCGACAATTTTCGCCAGGAAGATGGCTTTGATTGATTCCTGTATTTATTTTGTAAGATCTTGTTAAAGAATGCAAtaaagatggttgtgtgcatcactcAATGCAAAGATAGGGTTATCCTACTTTAAGAAAAATAGAACTTGTCTCCAAAAGCTGCTATTGAGTGCTAGTAAGCACAGTACTACTACAATGGTAACTGTTATCAGATCGTCAAGTGCAAATGCGAGTGCCATGGTACTAATGCTAAGAGCAGCTTGTTCATATTTGGTTGTCCAAATTTTTATACAGACAGTGGTCTGAGAAGATTCATTGCCAATATCTCATTCACCTCTATATTCTCTTTGATATTTTAATAATATGCTATAATCACCACTTCAACTTCATTTTGGAAATGCTCGTGAGCTCTTTATCATCCCCGTTCAACACAAATATTTTATACAATAAATTAAATAAGACGCCGGGCCGACATGTATGTCCCTCCGTAAAGAAACATAAGAGCTCGTAGCAGCTAGCAATCCAGACAAATGGAGGGAATTTGGGTGGCCTCCGTTGGAGAGGTTATTTTATCCTTACATTGTTCGACCTGTTTGCTCGGACATATAGGAACGGTTTCAATGGTTCATTTGAAGATTCTCTAACAACGGCTGGGCACCGCCCTCTTCGCCTCCAGCGCCGACCGGTCAAACTCAACGGCGCACTCGATTTCCCTCATGTCCCACAATCCTCCTCACTGCACCCATATGACCCATCAACTTTATACACAGTGGTATCTTTATTTAGAGAAAATGAAGCTTCTACAATGGATTGGCAAGATTATCAATGAATCTATGAGATTCTTCTTTGAGAATCCCTTCTTCTTTTTAATTGTGATCTGGCCCATATATAAGCATACTGAACGCAGTCATCATGTATCTCTGGCTATATACTGTGGCGACAATCCTCCGTCCTAGGTCCTCCTCGCCCCTCACCTCAACGACCTTGCTCCCACCTTGCCAGCTCACATGCCTCTTCCTCTTTCCCTCCCCGATAGCGCGGATCAATGCCCCTTGCTCCCCCTCCTTGTCTCTGCGCACAGAGTAATGTGGCGTCATCTTAGTGCTCCACCTGCTCCAAATGGTGGCGGCAGGAAAGGGAATTGGCGTTTGGACGGTGTGGACACATCGTCTAGATTTCAACGATGTCAACGCTGATTTATCTATTTGTTTTCAGGTTGCTTACCAAATGGGCCATGTGATTTGAACAACTGAAGGTGCACAAAGCGCCAAATTCATTCAGCTCAATAGCAACATACAACATGTATTACAAAACACGTTTTTTCAGAGGATCATATATATGAgccgctagagatgctctaacagtATGGTAATGATATCGCCATCATGGTGGTAACTTCAGTTATAAGACAAGGTTTAGCAGGGTTCATGCTAGTGTTTTCATGCAATTAGTTATTACACATGGACACACACACTGAAGACTCCACTATGAATACAGCTAAAACAAAACACATCAATTGATTTCTTAAACCAACCTACATACAGTATATTAAGTGATATTCTAGTAACATTTCAAACAGAAATAACTCAAACTTGTCTATATAGGATGCAGTTTAAGCTCATCACAAAACtaaattatgggacggagggagtaaatgtgAAGATATATCGTAAAATACATCACACTTTAAGAGTTGAAACATTTAATTTTGAACTAAAGAAAACTCGGTTTTGCGCATATATAAAATACCCTCTACATGCATTCCAGCCGCAATATTCCTCATGCCCTAGGATTTTTTTTCGATAATCATGCCCCATGATTAAATTGACATTACACATCAGG encodes the following:
- the LOC123105034 gene encoding beta-glucosidase BoGH3B, producing the protein MADGGHPGAVLAALLLVWAVLGAEADHALYKDAAQPVEARVADLLGRLTLAEKVGQMTQIERLVATPEVLRDNFIGSLLSGGGSVPRKGATAKEWADMVDGFQRACMSTRLGIPMIYGIDAVHGNNNVYGATIFPHNVGLGATRDPDLVKRIGEATALEVRATGIQYAFAPCIAVCRDPRWGRCYESYSEDRRIVQSMTELIPGLQGDVPKNFTSGMPFVAGKNKVVACAKHFVGDGGTVNGINEDNTVINREGLMNIHMPAYFDALAKGVSTVMISYSSWNGVKMHANQDLVTGYLKDTLKFQGFVISDWMGIDKLTTPYGADYPYSVKASILAGLDMIMVPKNYTQFISILTGYVNSGVVPMSRIDDAVTRILRVKFAMGLFENPYADPAMAEQLGKQEHRDLAREAVRKSLVLLKNGKTSDGPMLPLSKKAPKILVAGSHADNLGYQCGGWTIEWQGDSGRITVGTTILDAVRATVDPSTTVVFAENPDAEFVKKGGFSYAIVAVGEHPYTETAGDNLNLTIPEPGLSTVEAVCGAVQCATVLISGRPVVAQPLLAASDALVAAWLPGSEGQGVTDALFGDYGFTGRLARTWFKSVEQLPMNVGDAHYDPLFPLGFGLTTEGASQGDGVAIHSSM